The following are from one region of the Geoalkalibacter subterraneus genome:
- a CDS encoding phosphatidylserine decarboxylase family protein — translation MRNRNQPIAVEGYPFIGLFAFITLVFGLLDWGFLTFIFFLLTLFSVYFFRNPERLVPNEPNALVAPADGKVVFVGEVREERFLKEETLKVSIFMNVFNVHVNRFPVAGKVLDSYYSKGKYLNASLDKASIENEQSGLLIEAEGGQKLLCVQIAGLVARRIVSYPEVGDSLERGDRYGLIRFGSRVDLYLPKNTDVKLRVGDKTVGGETIVGYFQ, via the coding sequence ATGCGTAACCGTAATCAGCCCATTGCCGTGGAAGGTTATCCCTTTATCGGCCTTTTTGCTTTTATTACGTTGGTCTTCGGCCTGTTGGACTGGGGTTTTCTGACGTTTATCTTCTTTCTTTTGACCCTGTTCAGCGTTTATTTTTTCCGCAACCCCGAAAGGCTTGTGCCGAACGAACCCAATGCGCTGGTGGCGCCCGCCGACGGCAAGGTGGTTTTTGTCGGCGAGGTACGCGAAGAGCGTTTTTTGAAGGAAGAGACCCTTAAGGTCAGCATTTTCATGAACGTGTTCAATGTTCATGTCAACCGTTTTCCCGTTGCTGGAAAGGTGCTTGACAGCTATTACAGTAAGGGTAAATACCTTAACGCCTCTCTGGATAAGGCCAGTATCGAAAATGAGCAGTCAGGTTTGCTGATTGAAGCCGAAGGCGGGCAGAAACTGCTTTGCGTGCAGATCGCCGGCCTGGTGGCTCGTCGCATCGTCTCCTATCCTGAAGTGGGGGATTCCCTTGAACGGGGAGACCGCTATGGCCTGATCCGGTTCGGGTCGCGGGTCGATCTTTACCTGCCCAAAAACACCGACGTGAAACTGCGTGTCGGCGACAAGACGGTGGGAGGGGAAACCATTGTCGGTTATTTCCAATAG
- the leuB gene encoding 3-isopropylmalate dehydrogenase, with product MAKTFKVAVLPGDGIGPEVMAEALRVLDVVEQKFDVSFQRTFANVGGIAIDKEGKALPETTIDICKDSDAILFGSVGGPKWESLPPDEQPERGALLPLRKIFGLYANLRPAIIFPALTGASSLKQEVIEGGFNVLVVRELTGGIYFSQPKGIEGEGDERVGVDTMRYTVPEIERIAHVAFKAAQKRDRRLCSIDKANVLSTSVLWREVVEKVARQYPDVALSHMYVDNAAMQLVRWPKQFDVLLCENMFGDILSDEAAMLTGSLGMLPSASLAEGSFGMYEPSGGSAPDIAGQGIANPIAQILSASMMLRHSFAMVAAADAIDTAVERVLDQGLRTGDIFQNQPGERKINTREMGDAIVAAI from the coding sequence ATGGCGAAAACCTTTAAGGTTGCGGTTCTTCCCGGAGACGGCATCGGCCCTGAAGTGATGGCCGAAGCCCTGCGGGTTCTGGATGTGGTTGAGCAGAAATTCGATGTCAGTTTTCAGCGCACCTTTGCCAACGTCGGCGGTATTGCCATCGACAAGGAGGGCAAGGCGCTGCCGGAGACAACGATCGATATCTGCAAGGACTCCGACGCGATTCTGTTCGGTTCGGTGGGTGGCCCCAAATGGGAAAGTCTGCCCCCCGACGAGCAGCCCGAGCGTGGTGCTCTGCTGCCGCTGCGCAAGATCTTCGGTCTTTATGCCAATCTGCGCCCGGCGATCATTTTTCCGGCTCTGACCGGTGCCTCCAGCTTGAAGCAGGAAGTGATCGAAGGTGGATTCAATGTTCTCGTCGTGCGTGAGTTGACCGGCGGTATTTATTTCTCCCAGCCCAAAGGGATCGAAGGAGAGGGAGACGAGCGGGTCGGTGTCGACACCATGCGCTACACTGTCCCCGAAATCGAGAGAATCGCCCATGTTGCATTCAAGGCCGCGCAGAAACGCGACAGGCGCCTGTGCTCCATCGACAAGGCCAATGTCCTTTCCACCTCGGTTCTGTGGCGTGAAGTTGTCGAGAAGGTTGCCCGGCAGTATCCGGATGTCGCGCTGAGCCACATGTATGTGGATAACGCCGCTATGCAGCTGGTGCGCTGGCCCAAGCAGTTCGATGTCCTGCTGTGCGAAAACATGTTCGGCGATATCCTCTCGGATGAAGCGGCCATGCTGACCGGCTCCCTCGGAATGCTGCCCTCCGCCTCCCTTGCGGAAGGCAGTTTCGGCATGTACGAGCCTTCCGGCGGAAGTGCTCCCGACATCGCCGGGCAGGGGATCGCCAATCCCATCGCGCAGATCCTGTCCGCCTCCATGATGCTGCGCCATTCTTTTGCAATGGTTGCTGCGGCCGACGCCATTGACACGGCTGTCGAGAGGGTACTTGACCAGGGGCTGCGCACCGGCGACATTTTCCAGAATCAACCGGGGGAGAGAAAGATCAACACCCGGGAGATGGGCGACGCGATTGTGGCTGCCATCTGA
- a CDS encoding 3-isopropylmalate dehydratase small subunit, whose amino-acid sequence MKKTFGGPAIFLDRSDINTDEIIPAKYLTEVTKEALEPYILEDLKLEGFDPKGDELKRARVVVTRENFGCGSSREHAPWVFEVNAIHTIIAESYARIFRQNMFNGGMLAIELPRQDLDRLFALDKDGDVDIAVDLDAQKVIARSGGREEVCSFEISAFDKALVEAGGWVEFADSRY is encoded by the coding sequence ATGAAAAAAACATTTGGCGGACCCGCGATCTTTCTCGACCGGTCCGATATCAATACCGATGAAATTATCCCGGCCAAGTATCTGACCGAGGTGACCAAGGAAGCGCTCGAGCCGTATATCCTGGAAGATCTTAAACTGGAAGGATTCGACCCGAAGGGCGACGAGCTCAAGCGGGCCCGGGTGGTGGTGACCCGTGAAAATTTCGGCTGCGGATCTTCCCGCGAGCATGCTCCCTGGGTTTTTGAGGTCAACGCAATCCATACGATTATTGCCGAAAGCTATGCGCGCATTTTCCGCCAGAACATGTTCAATGGGGGGATGCTCGCCATTGAGTTGCCCCGGCAGGATCTTGACCGTCTGTTTGCCCTGGATAAGGACGGCGATGTCGATATCGCTGTCGATCTCGACGCGCAAAAAGTGATTGCACGATCCGGCGGCCGCGAAGAGGTCTGCTCCTTCGAGATCAGTGCTTTTGACAAGGCGCTGGTGGAAGCCGGCGGCTGGGTGGAATTTGCCGATTCCCGCTACTGA
- a CDS encoding 3-isopropylmalate dehydratase large subunit, translated as MGQTIAEKIFSTHLRDEPFPGTYVLDLDRVLCHEITTPVAIADLQWRGKDRVFDPDCIKAVIDHVTPAKDSKTATQGKMLREWARRHEIKDFFDVGRNGVCHALFPEKGFIRPGFTVIMGDSHTCTHGAFGAFAAGVGTTDLEVGILKGVCAFRKPNTIRVNLEGSLAQGVYAKDVILYVIGQLGVNGATDRVIEFRGSVVDGMSMEARMTLCNMAIEAGGTSGICLPDMTTVNYLWPFISSDYPDKEAALKDFSRWHSDADAEYEKVLDFDVCDLEPQVTFDYKPDCVKSVGEMAGTPVDQVYIGTCTNGRIEDLRVAAEILKGRKLADTVRGIVSPATPKIFQDALAEGIIQVFMDAGFCVTNPTCGACLGMSNGVLAEGEVCASTSNRNFNGRMGKGGMVHLMSPSTAAATAVKGVITDARRI; from the coding sequence ATGGGACAGACGATCGCGGAAAAAATCTTTTCCACCCATCTCCGGGATGAACCGTTCCCGGGGACTTACGTTCTCGATCTCGATCGGGTTCTTTGCCACGAAATCACCACTCCGGTTGCTATTGCCGATCTGCAGTGGCGCGGCAAAGATCGGGTGTTCGACCCCGACTGCATCAAGGCGGTGATCGATCACGTGACTCCGGCCAAGGACAGTAAAACCGCCACCCAGGGCAAGATGCTGCGCGAATGGGCCCGGCGCCACGAGATCAAGGATTTTTTTGATGTCGGCCGCAATGGCGTCTGTCACGCACTGTTCCCCGAAAAAGGATTCATCCGCCCCGGGTTCACCGTGATCATGGGTGACAGCCACACCTGTACCCATGGGGCCTTCGGCGCCTTCGCCGCCGGCGTCGGCACCACGGACCTCGAAGTCGGCATTCTCAAAGGAGTCTGTGCCTTCCGCAAGCCCAATACAATTCGCGTCAATCTTGAAGGCTCTTTGGCGCAGGGCGTGTACGCCAAGGACGTCATTCTCTACGTCATCGGCCAGCTCGGCGTCAACGGGGCCACCGACCGCGTCATTGAATTCCGGGGTTCGGTTGTCGACGGCATGTCCATGGAAGCCCGCATGACCCTGTGCAACATGGCCATCGAAGCCGGGGGCACCAGCGGCATCTGTCTGCCCGACATGACGACGGTTAACTACCTCTGGCCCTTTATCTCCAGCGATTATCCGGACAAAGAGGCCGCACTGAAAGATTTTTCCCGTTGGCATTCCGATGCGGACGCCGAATACGAGAAAGTCCTTGATTTCGACGTCTGCGATCTTGAGCCTCAAGTCACCTTCGACTACAAGCCGGACTGCGTCAAAAGCGTTGGAGAGATGGCAGGAACTCCCGTTGATCAGGTCTATATCGGCACCTGCACCAACGGTCGGATCGAAGATCTGCGCGTGGCGGCGGAAATTCTCAAGGGCCGCAAGCTGGCCGATACGGTGCGCGGCATCGTCTCGCCTGCGACACCGAAAATTTTCCAGGATGCCCTGGCCGAAGGGATCATCCAGGTTTTCATGGATGCCGGCTTTTGTGTCACCAACCCCACCTGCGGCGCCTGTCTCGGGATGAGCAACGGTGTGTTGGCCGAAGGCGAGGTCTGCGCCTCCACCAGCAACCGCAATTTCAACGGACGCATGGGCAAAGGCGGCATGGTCCATCTGATGAGTCCCTCCACTGCGGCAGCTACGGCGGTCAAGGGAGTGATCACCGATGCCCGCCGGATCTGA
- a CDS encoding 2-isopropylmalate synthase translates to MSENKMIKIFDTTLRDGEQSPGASMNIEEKLRIAHQLERLNVDVIEAGFPIASDGDFEAVKKIAQTIKGPQIAGLCRANDKDIDRAWEALKYAKERGRIHTFIATSDIHMKYKLQMDEDQVLATAVKAIERAKRYTDNIEFSAEDAVRTRLPFLERVVEAVIDAGATIVNIPDTVGYTVPSEFFEIIAYLRNNVPNIDKATISVHCHNDLGLAVANSLAAVQAGAGQVECTINGIGERAGNCSLEELVMTLRTRNDVLPYDTRVATEHIYPTSRMLSTITGIMVQPNKAVVGANAFSHEAGIHQHGVIMEKSTYEIMTPESIGLNQNKLVLGKHSGRHAFKQRLEELGYDLKKEDLDKAFVRFKTLADQKKEIFDEDLDAIIADEIIRVPEKYKLMQMNVSSGSFAAPTATIELEINGKVKKGAMIGAGPVDAAFKSIKKLTGSKANLLAFNVGGITGGTDAQGECTVRLEEGGREVLGQGAHPDIIVASAKAYVNALNKLASTMERNRIRI, encoded by the coding sequence ATGAGTGAAAATAAAATGATCAAAATTTTCGATACAACCTTGCGTGACGGAGAACAATCGCCGGGCGCCAGCATGAATATTGAAGAGAAGCTCAGGATTGCCCACCAGCTCGAGCGTTTGAATGTCGACGTCATCGAAGCGGGCTTCCCTATTGCTTCCGATGGTGATTTTGAAGCTGTCAAAAAAATCGCGCAGACGATCAAGGGTCCGCAGATCGCAGGTCTCTGCCGTGCCAACGACAAAGACATCGACCGTGCCTGGGAAGCGTTGAAGTACGCCAAGGAGCGCGGCCGTATCCACACCTTCATCGCGACTTCCGATATCCATATGAAGTACAAGTTGCAGATGGATGAGGATCAGGTCTTGGCCACTGCGGTCAAAGCCATCGAGAGAGCCAAGAGATATACCGACAATATCGAATTTTCTGCTGAGGATGCGGTACGCACCCGGCTTCCATTCCTGGAACGGGTGGTTGAGGCGGTCATTGACGCCGGTGCGACTATCGTCAATATCCCCGATACGGTCGGCTATACCGTCCCCTCGGAATTTTTTGAGATCATTGCCTATCTGCGCAACAATGTGCCCAATATCGACAAGGCGACGATCTCGGTACACTGCCACAATGATCTCGGTCTTGCGGTGGCCAACTCGCTGGCGGCCGTGCAGGCTGGCGCAGGCCAGGTGGAATGCACCATCAACGGTATCGGTGAGCGTGCCGGCAACTGCTCCCTCGAAGAATTGGTCATGACCCTTCGGACCCGCAATGACGTACTGCCCTACGACACGCGCGTGGCCACCGAGCACATCTATCCCACCAGCCGCATGCTGTCGACTATCACCGGCATCATGGTGCAGCCCAACAAGGCCGTTGTCGGGGCGAATGCCTTTTCCCACGAGGCCGGCATTCATCAGCATGGCGTGATCATGGAAAAGTCTACCTACGAGATCATGACGCCTGAATCGATCGGTCTTAATCAGAACAAGCTTGTTCTGGGCAAGCACTCCGGACGTCATGCGTTCAAGCAGCGGTTGGAAGAACTTGGCTATGATCTGAAAAAAGAGGATCTCGATAAAGCCTTCGTGCGTTTCAAGACCCTGGCTGACCAGAAAAAAGAGATCTTTGACGAAGACCTCGACGCCATCATTGCCGATGAAATTATCCGGGTGCCTGAGAAATATAAGTTGATGCAGATGAATGTTTCGTCCGGTTCGTTTGCCGCTCCCACGGCAACCATCGAACTGGAAATCAACGGCAAGGTTAAAAAAGGCGCTATGATTGGGGCCGGTCCGGTCGATGCCGCCTTCAAATCCATCAAGAAGCTCACCGGCAGCAAGGCAAATCTGCTCGCATTCAACGTCGGCGGTATTACCGGCGGAACCGATGCGCAGGGTGAGTGCACCGTGCGCCTCGAAGAGGGGGGGCGCGAAGTCCTCGGCCAGGGGGCCCATCCGGACATTATCGTTGCCAGCGCCAAAGCCTATGTCAACGCCTTGAACAAGCTGGCCTCGACCATGGAGCGCAACCGGATACGGATCTGA